One segment of Chlorocebus sabaeus isolate Y175 chromosome 26, mChlSab1.0.hap1, whole genome shotgun sequence DNA contains the following:
- the LOC103245932 gene encoding CHRNA7-FAM7A fusion protein isoform X2 translates to MQEADISGYIPNGEWDLVGIPGKRSEKFYECCKEPYPDVTFTVTMRRRTLYYGLNLLIPCVLISALALLVFLLPADSGEKISLGITVLLSLTVFMLLVAEIMPATSDSVPLIAQYFASTMIIVGLSVVVTVIVLQYHHHDPDGGKMPKWTRVILLNWCAWFLRMKRPGEDKVRPACQHKQRRCSLASVEMSAVAPPPASNGNLLYIGFRGLDGMHCAPTPDSGVVCGRMACSPTHDEHLLHGGQPPEGDPDLAKILEEVRYIANRFRCQDESEAVCSEWKFAACVVDRLCLMAFSVFTIICTIGILMSAPNFVEAVSKDFA, encoded by the exons ATGCAGGAGGCAGATATCAGTGGCTATATCCCCAATGGAGAATGGGACCTAGTGG GCATTCCCGGCAAGAGGAGTGAAAAGTTCTATGAGTGCTGCAAAGAGCCCTACCCCGATGTCACCTTCACAGTGACCATGCGCCGCAGGACCCTCTACTATGGCCTCAACCTGCTGATCCCCTGTGTGCTCATCTCTGCCCTTGCCCTGCTGGTGTTCCTGCTTCCTGCAGATTCCGGGGAGAAGATTTCCCTGG GGATAACAGTCTTACTCTCTCTTACTGTCTTCATGCTGCTCGTGGCTGAGATCATGCCCGCAACATCTGATTCAGTACCATTGATAG CCCAGTACTTCGCCAGCACCATGATCATCGTGGGCCTCTCGGTGGTGGTGACGGTGATCGTGCTGCAGTACCACCACCACGACCCCGACGGGGGCAAGATGCCCAAGTGG ACCAGAGTCATCCTTCTGAACTGGTGCGCGTGGTTCCTGCGCATGAAGAGGCCCGGAGAGGATAAGGTGCGCCCGGCCTGCCAGCACAAGCAGCGCCGCtgcagcctggccagcgtggagATGAGCGCCGTGGCGCCGCCACCCGCCAGCAACGGGAACCTGCTGTACATCGGCTTCCGCGGCCTGGATGGCATGCATTGCGCCCCGACCCCCGACTCCGGGGTGGTGTGCGGCCGCATGGCCTGCTCCCCCACACACGACGAGCACCTCCTGCACGGTGGGCAGCCCCCCGAGGGGGACCCGGACCTGGCCAAGATCCTGGAGGAGGTCCGCTACATCGCCAACCGCTTTCGCTGCCAGGACGAAAGCGAGGCGGTCTGCAGCGAGTGGAAGTTCGCCGCCTGCGTGGTGGACCGCCTGTGCCTCATGGCCTTCTCGGTCTTCACCATCATCTGCACCATCGGCATCCTGATGTCGGCTCCCAACTTCGTGGAGGCCGTGTCCAAAGACTTTGCGTAA